GTGCTTTGTGAGTGACAGCGGGtctttttttaccttttgaCATTCTAACTTGACCAATAATGAGGCATCCACCAGCATGCCTTTTCAGTCCTTTCCAAAGAGCTGCCACAACTAAAGAGACTTTTCTTTTGAGAATAATCTGTGACCCAGCAAGGTTGGCTGcgatgtttgtttgtttttctctctactGCTGGTTCCTACTATTCTCTTACTCCCACATCCTATCCGAGTCTTGTTTTCAAATGCATTCTTCAGCTTCTCCTTCCCTACCTACTGCATCCTGTGTTCTGCTTTCTGacttccttctcttttcttaaAGCTTTTCTTTCCAGTTCCTTTTGATTCGGGTTCCCCAGGAACAAGGAATGAAACATTAACAGTTGCTGAGTACAGAGTTAATCTGGCTCTTGCTAGGAGTGTAGAGTTCAGGTGGGGGCTCTGGGAGACATCCTTTGGGTATGACATTGTGTCCCAGGGCCCTTAGCACCCCTTCATTGCTGGAGTAGCAGAGAGGAATGTATATCTGTGCTCCACCTGCTGTCATCTACAATCCAACATGTAAGACAAGAATATTGATAAAAGTTGATCTTTGCTAAGATATGGATGTTCCAGTTACTTTGAGTTAATTACCAGGCATTAATTGCTCTGCTGTTACCACCTGGATGTGCATCTCAGTTGTAAaaaggaagctgagaagcttcagacTTAGGGTAAGCAAAGCAAGTGGATTTGAATTATCTCGTGTCTTGATAGAGGATGTGGGAACTGTAGGTGCTGTGACAGcagtttggaaaaaaatattatttcacaGTAACTTCAGTGGGCATACCTGTGTCTTTCTAAGTCAGACTGCTGCTTTTACAATAAGGCTCTTAGATTGGTTGGGATGCATCCCTGTGTTATCTGTGCCTCTTTCAATTGAGGGTCACCATCCTCATAAATCTGTGCTTAGAACATGTGCAGGAATGTCCTATGTTGGTTTCAACAGACCCTGAATATTAATCACAGATATAAAATAGTTATATTACTCCATGTTGCATGGCTAAGGCTGGGTAATGTATGCTTTTATTATCTTTCTGAGGAGCACCTAATTTGGATATATGGCGAGTTTTTATATTGTCTGAAAACGCAGATTTAGAGGCCACAGAGAAGAGCGTTTTCCAGATGAGGTCCGCTGTACCAAAGGTTTGACTAGTCTGGTCCTTGTCGTTCACAACATCTACTAAATgaaatgaagaagaagaaacctTTTAGCATAATAGTGACTGTGCTGGAAAATTTACCTTCCTACTAATTTCATAAGCCTGTGATGCCCAGATGGTTATCAGTTGTGTGTTACTGTAatctcctgtcctgctggttTGTTTGTAACCAGGATTAGTCTGTTTATGTGTGGCTGCATATAACAATTAGTTTAATCTTTTACCTTATTTTACACATTTTTCTGTATGCAAGACATACAGAGGAATTCACCTTGTGAAACAAATTTGATATAACTGGATTAGTGAGTAGATAATACCTGTCCTGTTGGAATATTAGATACTTTTACCAACATCCTAACAGAAAAATCAATGTAAGGAAATTAAAACCTAATGCATTTGTTATCTGTACATGTATAAAATTTTACTGTGTTCCAGATTTCTAGATTTtatgaaatttttcatttttatgaaaatttttatgtatttttcatttaactTCTGTAATTCAAAATAGTTGGTTTGGGAATGCAACTGTAGTAGGTAGTTATTTCCTGAAAATGAAATAGAACTAATAAATTACATAATtattaatgaattaataaaaaaggaagctaaaatgtgattttaaaaatagagagatacacacacacagacatgtgTATATGCATTTTAGTCTGACACATCTCTTTTGACTTCTTTCAGGTTGAAGAAACTTCTTGAGCAGGAGAAGATCTATCAAGCCCGGAAGGAGAAGGAGCATACAAAGAGAATCAATAAACTAAGAGAAGAACTAGTCAAGCTCAAATCATTTGCACTCATGCTGGTGGATGAAAGACAAATGCATATTGAACAACTTGGTCAACAAAGCCAGAAAATACAAGATTTAACCCAAAAActaaaggaagaagaagaaaagcttaaaattattactgcaaaaacaaaagaagatgGACAAAAACTGATGAAATTAGAGGCAGAACTTGAACACAAAACATCATCGTTTTGTCAAGAACATGAGGAGATGACTGCTAAACTGGCTAATCAAGAGTCACATAATAGACAGCTAAGGCTCAAGCTAGTGGCGTTGACTCGCAGAATAGAGGAACTAGAAGAAACTAACAAAAATCTTCAAAAAACTGAGGAGGAACTTCAAGAATTAAGAGATAAAATAGCAAAAGGGGAATGTGGGAACTCTAGCTTAATGGCAGAAGTGGAAAACCTCCGCAAGCGCGTGCTTGAAATGGAGGGGAAAGATGAAGAGATCACAAAAACCGAATCCCAGTGCAAAGagctgaaaaacaaactgcaggaggaagagcatCACAGCAAAGAGTTGAAACTTGAAGTggaaaaactgcagaaaagaaTGTCAGAATTAGAGAAGCTGGAAGAGGCTTTCAGTAAAAGTAAGTCGGAATGCACTCAGCTACACTTAAActtggagagagaaaaaaatttgacTAAGGATTTGATAAATGAGTTGGAAGTGGTGAAGACTCGAGTGAAGGACCTTGAGACATCTGAAAGCAAGTTGGAAAAGGCTGAAATAAGCTTAAAAGATGACCTTACAAAGCTGAAGTCGTTTACTGTAATGTTGGTTGATGAGCGAAAAAATatgatggaaaaaataaaacaggaggaaaaaaaggttgAGGGCCTAAACAAGAATTTTAAAGTTGAACAAGGGAAAGTTATGGATGTAACAGAGAAATTGATAGAAGAAAGTAAGAAATTTTTGAAACTGAAATCTGAAATGGAGGAAAAAGTATCTAGTTTGACAAAGGAAAGGGATGAGTTAATTGGCAAACTGAgaagtgaagaagaaaaatcatCTGAATTAAGCTGTAGAGTTGACCTGTTAAAGAAAAGAATTGATGGTATGGAGGAAGTAGAAAGAGAAATTACAAGAGGTCGAACTAGGAAAGGAGCAGAGCATGTTTGTCATGAGGACAACAAGATTAAGGAACTTACCATTGAAATTGAAAGATTGAAAAAACGTCTCAAACAACTGGAAGTGGTTGAAGGAGATTTGATGAAGACTGAAGATGAGTATGATCAGCTAGAGCAGAAATTTAGGACTGAGCAGGATAAAGCTAATTTTCTTTCTCAACAGTTGGAGGAGATGAAACTCCAGATTGCCAAAACGAAAGCAATAGAAAAAGGTGAGGTGGTGagccaggaggcagagctgaggcacAGGTTTCGTCTGGAAGAGGCCAAAAGCAGAGATTTGAAAGCAGAAGTTCAAGCACTTAAGGAAAAAATCCATGAGCTCATGAACAAAGAAGACCAGCTTTCTCAGCTCCAAGTTGATTATTCAGTTCTACAGCAAAGGTTTatggaagaggaaaacaaaaacaagagcATGGGGCAGGAAGTTTTGAACCTgacaagagagctggagctTTCTAAGCGTTACAGCCGTGCTCTGAGGCCCAGCATGAACGGGAGAAGAATGGTTGATGTTCCCCTGACGTCCACCGGCGTGCAGACAGATGCTCTCAGCAATGAAGCAGCGGAAGAAGAAACTCCAGCAGTGTTtataaggaaatccttccaggaGGAGAATCATATCATGAGCAATCTGCGGCAGGTGGGTCTGAAAAAACCCATGGAGCGTTCTTCAGTGCTTGAGAGATATCCTCCAGCAGCAAATGAGCTTGCTATGAGGAAATCCTGGATACCATGGATGAAAAAGAGGGAAACTGGGGCCCAGACAACTCCTGATAAAGGAGCCCGAAGCCACAGTAGTCCAGCACATCCTGGGGAGGTTGTCCTTTCACCAAAGCAGGGTCAGCCTCTTCATATTCGGGTGACACCAGACCATGAGAACAGTACAGCAACTTTGGAGATAACCAGTCCATCCgcagaggaatttttttcaaGTACCACTGTCATTCCTACTTTGGGAAATCAGAAGCCACGAATAACCATCATTCCCTCTCCCAATGTTATGCcacaaaaaggaaaaggcagtGAAAGTCCCATGGGCCCAGATCGTTCCATGTCTCCAGTCACTATAACAACATTCTCCAGGGAAAAGTccccagagggagggagagcacCCTTCGCAGACAGACCTGCATCGCCAATTCAGATCATGACGGTGTCGACATCTGCGGCGCCGGCTGAAATCTCCGTCTCCCCGCAGTCACAGGACATGAccatgggcagggctgtcttCAAAGTCACGCCAGAAAAGCAAACCGTCCCGACTCCAGTCCGCAAATACAACGCCAATGCCAACATTATCACAACAGAGGACAACAAAATCCACATCCACTTGGGCTCCCAGTTTAAGCGTTCTCCCGGTGCCGTGCCTGACGGCGCGAGCCCTGTGA
This sequence is a window from Zonotrichia albicollis isolate bZonAlb1 chromosome 3, bZonAlb1.hap1, whole genome shotgun sequence. Protein-coding genes within it:
- the FILIP1 gene encoding filamin-A-interacting protein 1 isoform X2, encoding MRSRNQGGESSSNGHFSSSKPVISHTENEKLQEDAKKKNKPHRKEDEVMVSATVKRHSKSPGPSERKNKKSIELSKEDLIKLLSIMEGELQAREDVIHMLKTEKTKPEVLEAHYGSATPENVLRVLHRDAILAQEKSVGEDVYEKPISELDRLEEKQKETYRRMLEQLLLAEKCHRRTVYELENEKHKHTDYMNKSDDFTNLLEQERERLKKLLEQEKIYQARKEKEHTKRINKLREELVKLKSFALMLVDERQMHIEQLGQQSQKIQDLTQKLKEEEEKLKIITAKTKEDGQKLMKLEAELEHKTSSFCQEHEEMTAKLANQESHNRQLRLKLVALTRRIEELEETNKNLQKTEEELQELRDKIAKGECGNSSLMAEVENLRKRVLEMEGKDEEITKTESQCKELKNKLQEEEHHSKELKLEVEKLQKRMSELEKLEEAFSKSKSECTQLHLNLEREKNLTKDLINELEVVKTRVKDLETSESKLEKAEISLKDDLTKLKSFTVMLVDERKNMMEKIKQEEKKVEGLNKNFKVEQGKVMDVTEKLIEESKKFLKLKSEMEEKVSSLTKERDELIGKLRSEEEKSSELSCRVDLLKKRIDGMEEVEREITRGRTRKGAEHVCHEDNKIKELTIEIERLKKRLKQLEVVEGDLMKTEDEYDQLEQKFRTEQDKANFLSQQLEEMKLQIAKTKAIEKGEVVSQEAELRHRFRLEEAKSRDLKAEVQALKEKIHELMNKEDQLSQLQVDYSVLQQRFMEEENKNKSMGQEVLNLTRELELSKRYSRALRPSMNGRRMVDVPLTSTGVQTDALSNEAAEEETPAVFIRKSFQEENHIMSNLRQVGLKKPMERSSVLERYPPAANELAMRKSWIPWMKKRETGAQTTPDKGARSHSSPAHPGEVVLSPKQGQPLHIRVTPDHENSTATLEITSPSAEEFFSSTTVIPTLGNQKPRITIIPSPNVMPQKGKGSESPMGPDRSMSPVTITTFSREKSPEGGRAPFADRPASPIQIMTVSTSAAPAEISVSPQSQDMTMGRAVFKVTPEKQTVPTPVRKYNANANIITTEDNKIHIHLGSQFKRSPGAVPDGASPVITVRPVNIAAEKEVVTGTVLRSPRNNLSPRPAASKVTSTITITPVTTSSTRGTQSVTGQDGSSPRPTPTRIPVSKESVIIHQLRVNSR
- the FILIP1 gene encoding filamin-A-interacting protein 1 isoform X1; the encoded protein is MRSRNQGGESSSNGHFSSSKPVISHTENEKLQEDAKKKNKPHRKEDEVMVSATVKRHSKSPGPSERKNKKSIELSKEDLIKLLSIMEGELQAREDVIHMLKTEKTKPEVLEAHYGSATPENVLRVLHRDAILAQEKSVGEDVYEKPISELDRLEEKQKETYRRMLEQLLLAEKCHRRTVYELENEKHKHTDYMNKSDDFTNLLEQERERLKKLLEQEKIYQARKEKEHTKRINKLREELVKLKSFALMLVDERQMHIEQLGQQSQKIQDLTQKLKEEEEKLKIITAKTKEDGQKLMKLEAELEHKTSSFCQEHEEMTAKLANQESHNRQLRLKLVALTRRIEELEETNKNLQKTEEELQELRDKIAKGECGNSSLMAEVENLRKRVLEMEGKDEEITKTESQCKELKNKLQEEEHHSKELKLEVEKLQKRMSELEKLEEAFSKSKSECTQLHLNLEREKNLTKDLINELEVVKTRVKDLETSESKLEKAEISLKDDLTKLKSFTVMLVDERKNMMEKIKQEEKKVEGLNKNFKVEQGKVMDVTEKLIEESKKFLKLKSEMEEKVSSLTKERDELIGKLRSEEEKSSELSCRVDLLKKRIDGMEEVEREITRGRTRKGAEHVCHEDNKIKELTIEIERLKKRLKQLEVVEGDLMKTEDEYDQLEQKFRTEQDKANFLSQQLEEMKLQIAKTKAIEKGEVVSQEAELRHRFRLEEAKSRDLKAEVQALKEKIHELMNKEDQLSQLQVDYSVLQQRFMEEENKNKSMGQEVLNLTRELELSKRYSRALRPSMNGRRMVDVPLTSTGVQTDALSNEAAEEETPAVFIRKSFQEENHIMSNLRQVGLKKPMERSSVLERYPPAANELAMRKSWIPWMKKRETGAQTTPDKGARSHSSPAHPGEVVLSPKQGQPLHIRVTPDHENSTATLEITSPSAEEFFSSTTVIPTLGNQKPRITIIPSPNVMPQKGKGSESPMGPDRSMSPVTITTFSREKSPEGGRAPFADRPASPIQIMTVSTSAAPAEISVSPQSQDMTMGRAVFKVTPEKQTVPTPVRKYNANANIITTEDNKIHIHLGSQFKRSPGAVPDGASPVITVRPVNIAAEKEVVTGTVLRSPRNNLSPRPAASKVTSTITITPVTTSSTRGTQSVTGQDGSSPRPTPTRIPVSKGMKAGKPVVAAPGAGNVTKFEPRAETQSMKIELKKSSASSSASLGGGQG
- the FILIP1 gene encoding filamin-A-interacting protein 1 isoform X3, with protein sequence MLVDERQMHIEQLGQQSQKIQDLTQKLKEEEEKLKIITAKTKEDGQKLMKLEAELEHKTSSFCQEHEEMTAKLANQESHNRQLRLKLVALTRRIEELEETNKNLQKTEEELQELRDKIAKGECGNSSLMAEVENLRKRVLEMEGKDEEITKTESQCKELKNKLQEEEHHSKELKLEVEKLQKRMSELEKLEEAFSKSKSECTQLHLNLEREKNLTKDLINELEVVKTRVKDLETSESKLEKAEISLKDDLTKLKSFTVMLVDERKNMMEKIKQEEKKVEGLNKNFKVEQGKVMDVTEKLIEESKKFLKLKSEMEEKVSSLTKERDELIGKLRSEEEKSSELSCRVDLLKKRIDGMEEVEREITRGRTRKGAEHVCHEDNKIKELTIEIERLKKRLKQLEVVEGDLMKTEDEYDQLEQKFRTEQDKANFLSQQLEEMKLQIAKTKAIEKGEVVSQEAELRHRFRLEEAKSRDLKAEVQALKEKIHELMNKEDQLSQLQVDYSVLQQRFMEEENKNKSMGQEVLNLTRELELSKRYSRALRPSMNGRRMVDVPLTSTGVQTDALSNEAAEEETPAVFIRKSFQEENHIMSNLRQVGLKKPMERSSVLERYPPAANELAMRKSWIPWMKKRETGAQTTPDKGARSHSSPAHPGEVVLSPKQGQPLHIRVTPDHENSTATLEITSPSAEEFFSSTTVIPTLGNQKPRITIIPSPNVMPQKGKGSESPMGPDRSMSPVTITTFSREKSPEGGRAPFADRPASPIQIMTVSTSAAPAEISVSPQSQDMTMGRAVFKVTPEKQTVPTPVRKYNANANIITTEDNKIHIHLGSQFKRSPGAVPDGASPVITVRPVNIAAEKEVVTGTVLRSPRNNLSPRPAASKVTSTITITPVTTSSTRGTQSVTGQDGSSPRPTPTRIPVSKGMKAGKPVVAAPGAGNVTKFEPRAETQSMKIELKKSSASSSASLGGGQG